AACAACCGACAGCAGCCTGATCGGGAAGGGACCTTATGTGCAGGTTATTAAAGACAGGATATTGGTTTCAACCAGTCAGGACCAATGCCTGATGTTTGACAAGGAAACCGGTAAATTTATCAAACAGGTCGGGCATATAGGAAACGATCCGGAAGGCTATAGAAGTGTTTTCTGCTGGGGAGATAATGAAACCGGAATGATTTATTTCAACGGTTGGAATAAAGACCTGGTTTGTTACGATCAGAATGGGACATTCAAGGAGAAGATCAAGATTCCTTTTGAAGTGCAGGGAGCTTCATCAGCTTCTTTTGGTTGTCAGAATGACGGAACGTTTGTTCTGTATAAATCCGTTTTGTTTGGGAAAGGGGAGAACAGTCTGCTTTTCTTTAAGGATAATATGGCGATAGATTCATGTGCTACAAGAATGGCAGTCGAAAGCCAGTCGCTTGATCCGTCTAATATAGCGTCTATAGCTGTTTTAAAGGGTGAGACTGGTGCCCAATTCTATGGACCTACGACCTATGAAGGAGTGCTTGTTCTTGATTATAAGGAACCGGAAACCGGTAACATTATTATCAATGCCAATACCCGTTTATGGCGGCAGGATAAAGAACTTTATTTTGTGGAAGCGTATAACGATACGATCTATCAGGTGAAGGACAGGGCGTTGGTGCCGGCAAGTGTTCTTGACTTGGGGAAATATCACTGGAATTTCTCCGAACGTTTTATGAAAAATAAAGACAATGCCGTTCTGATCACGCAGATACTCGACAGTGAGGACCGGATGGTGATCCGTTTCATTAAGGGATTGTTCCATGAACCGGTGCTGTATACAGCCGTAGTAACGAAGTCTACCGGGGAGGTTAAGGTCGGTTTGTATGCCGATGGTCTGAATGACGATCTGACGAATTACCTGCCCCTGCAACCTATGTCGGTTTCACAGTCCGGAGAATATGCCGGTTTGATTCCGGCGGGTGACGTGGCTGCCTGGTTTGAAGAGAACGGAGATAAAGATATTCCGCAGCAAGTAAAAGCGTTGAAGCGGATAGGAGAGGAAGATAATCCGGTAGTTGTCCTGATGAAATAAAAAAGAGCCGTAAATCATCGAATTTACGGCTCTTTTTGTTTTCTGTTCAATGGGTCATTCTCTTACGATCTGGTGGATTAGGATCGGACTTTTACCAGCCGGAGTGATCGTGAGTGTCTGTATATCGTCAAATGATATCTTGTTCAGCCTTACGTAGCCTGCATATCCACAGTACAGCATATTGTTTTCGCCTTCCTTGTCTTCACCGGAAATGGAAACCATACTATCGTTGTCGCCTGACAGATAGAACTCGATATATTGGTCTACGCCCTCACATTTCACGTTTACTTGCTCGCCCGGTTTCAATGTTTTGTATGAATTCAGGTTGAGATCGTACATCATCAGTTCTTCGTTGATCTCGGGTATTTCCTTTGTCTTTACCGAGAAAGAAGCTACTTTCAATTCCATCTGTTTGCCGGAATTGTTGCGCATCCGGATAAAATGGGCTTTCGGATCGACGTTGCCGGCAGTGAATTTGGTCCGGTCTGCCGGAATATCGGAAAGGGGATTCCAGGTTTTACCGTCTGCCGACCATTCGAATATACGTCCTTCCACATTACTCTGCGGCAGGTTGAAAGTGAAAGATTCAGCTTCTTTCTGAATTTCCCAACCCAGGCCGATATACTGGTCAGGTTCTACTTTGACAACTTCGAGCATAGGAACGTATGCGATCAGATTGTCATCTTCCGACCACGGTTGGTTTTTCAGTTGGCCGACATTCGTAATGGTAGAAGCCGTACTTACCCTGATCTCGTCGGAAGGGGTTTCTGCTGTTGAGAGCAGGTTACGGCTGGTCTGCCGGTATATGTTTTCGATAAGCGGCATAAGTACCCGGGTACTGACTTTAACGCCCTTCTGATATGGATTTTGGTTGAATGAACGGTTGATTAATTTCATACTGTCCATAACGGCCGAAACGGCAAGGAAGCGTTGCCAGGTGTTCTGACGATCTTTCTCATACCAGGCGTGCGCCATACGCAATGCATTGGTACCACATCTGCCGAGCAGTTCGAATTGCATCAGCCAGGGATTGATCTCTTTGATCAGTTCTTTGTTGTCTCCCTGGTTATAGATCAGTTCCGGGGCTGCCTGTATCTGGGCAAACAAGGCTCCGAGCTGGTTGGCATCCCTTTCGCCGAAGTGTCCGTTACGATAACCGGCGAGGAAACGGTCGGACAATGCCTGATAGCGGGTCGATTCTTCCCTGCGGTATAAATGACCGTTAGGACCCGGATCGCTGTTGTTTTCGCAGAACGTTTTGAACGCGATGGCGGCTTTCGGCATCAAATATTCGCAAGCTTTTTCCCACGCCAGTTGCGGGTCGTAGTTATGGATATTCCAGCTATACATGGCGACACCGAACAAAGCTACTTTAGATGCTTCCGCATGTTCCATCGGGTTGGCAACGAAGCCGGACAGGACGTTCGAAGCCTGTGTATCCAGTCCGTAAGCCGGACCCATCAATAAATGGTCGCGGCAGTAGTCGCTTACCGGGAAGTTCCACCAGATATAGGCAGGACGCCGGATACGTTTGTTTACCCATTCGAGACCTTCGAGTGTGATATCGTCTACCACACGGTTTCCGGTCCACATGACCTGAATTGTCGGAAGAAGTTGTTCGCCGAGGATATCCAGGTAATCGGTACGCGCCCACGAACGGTTATATTCGGTCGGGCACATGATCAGCGGCTGGACATCGTT
This is a stretch of genomic DNA from Parabacteroides chongii. It encodes these proteins:
- a CDS encoding DUF4934 domain-containing protein, yielding MVKTYLYQLTVVSCLFLAACNESKTTDGGLRVIPLGTAIDARTELNASDCFKQVRYVPLETTDSSLIGKGPYVQVIKDRILVSTSQDQCLMFDKETGKFIKQVGHIGNDPEGYRSVFCWGDNETGMIYFNGWNKDLVCYDQNGTFKEKIKIPFEVQGASSASFGCQNDGTFVLYKSVLFGKGENSLLFFKDNMAIDSCATRMAVESQSLDPSNIASIAVLKGETGAQFYGPTTYEGVLVLDYKEPETGNIIINANTRLWRQDKELYFVEAYNDTIYQVKDRALVPASVLDLGKYHWNFSERFMKNKDNAVLITQILDSEDRMVIRFIKGLFHEPVLYTAVVTKSTGEVKVGLYADGLNDDLTNYLPLQPMSVSQSGEYAGLIPAGDVAAWFEENGDKDIPQQVKALKRIGEEDNPVVVLMK
- a CDS encoding beta-N-acetylglucosaminidase domain-containing protein; this translates as MQILSNLLLTLLVCCIPGINYAQSLSLELYPQPQHIVISNQQYIPSHGYTLQGISNPDADAVKILKKALPFAQSGKSQPLEIKKLKAKTPEMERSGAYILEISKKKITIEIVDDRSLFYAAQTLKQLVSYNEAGKRMLPLCTITDYPDVLHRGSVEGFYGTPWSHADRISQLRFYGEFKMNTYIYGPKDDPFHSASWREPYPAEQANQIRELTAEAARNKVDFVWAIHPGQDIRWNATDSSNVIAKFEQMYNLGVRAFAVFFDDISGEGTNAAKQAGLMNYIQKEFVEKKNDVQPLIMCPTEYNRSWARTDYLDILGEQLLPTIQVMWTGNRVVDDITLEGLEWVNKRIRRPAYIWWNFPVSDYCRDHLLMGPAYGLDTQASNVLSGFVANPMEHAEASKVALFGVAMYSWNIHNYDPQLAWEKACEYLMPKAAIAFKTFCENNSDPGPNGHLYRREESTRYQALSDRFLAGYRNGHFGERDANQLGALFAQIQAAPELIYNQGDNKELIKEINPWLMQFELLGRCGTNALRMAHAWYEKDRQNTWQRFLAVSAVMDSMKLINRSFNQNPYQKGVKVSTRVLMPLIENIYRQTSRNLLSTAETPSDEIRVSTASTITNVGQLKNQPWSEDDNLIAYVPMLEVVKVEPDQYIGLGWEIQKEAESFTFNLPQSNVEGRIFEWSADGKTWNPLSDIPADRTKFTAGNVDPKAHFIRMRNNSGKQMELKVASFSVKTKEIPEINEELMMYDLNLNSYKTLKPGEQVNVKCEGVDQYIEFYLSGDNDSMVSISGEDKEGENNMLYCGYAGYVRLNKISFDDIQTLTITPAGKSPILIHQIVRE